Sequence from the bacterium genome:
GCTCTGCTCCATTTCCTGATACGCGCTCAGCTTGGCGGAGTAGATGCGGCTCTGTTCGGCCAGCGAGTTCACTTGCGATTGCAGATCGGCGATCTCATCGGCCAGCCGTTCCAGAAACGCGCGCACCTCGGCCGGATCGTAGCCGCGCAGTGACCGGCTGAATTCGTGGCTGGAAATGTCTACCGGGGATAAACTCATTACGGACTCCGTGTGCCAAATAGGGCCGTTCCCAATCGAATCTCCGTCGCACCTTCCTCGATGGCGATGGGGTAGTCGCCCGACATTCCCATCGAAAGTACCGACCAGTGCGACGGATGCAATTTCTCTTTCACTTCCTGGAATCGTTTTCGTAGTTCGGCAAAACTGCGGCGAATCGAGTCTTCGTCGTCCACGTTAGGTCCGACGGTCATGAATCCCGCCAGCCGCAGACTGGGGAGCGGAAGAATGGATTCGGCGAGGGACAGAACTTGATTCGGCGGAATGCCATATTTCTGTGGCTCGCCGGACGTATTCACCTCGATTAAAATCCGAACCGCTCGACCCAGTTCATCGGCTACTCGATCTATCGCTTGGGCAAGGTGAAAACTGTCCACGCTGTCAACGGCCGACGCAACCTGCAGTGCTTTGCGCACCTTATTGGACTGCAAGTGTCCCACCAGGTGAAGGGTCGCTTCATGGCACTCCCGTTGTACCTTCCCATCCCCAAGTTTATCAAGCATTTCCTGAACCCGATTCTCTCCGAAATGACGAATCCCCAAGGCATAGGCATTGCTTATATAACTTGCCGGGAAGGTCTTGGTAATGGCAACCACCGTAACTTCACTGGGGGAGCGGTCGGCTTGCCGGCAAGCGGCGACAATGCGATCCAGAACGATATCATGGTTTGTTCGAAGTGCTGTGTCCATTGCGGCGAAGGGCAACCGGATATGTCAGCCAAACCAATAATATAAGCCTATCTCCCCAAATCTGCAACCAAGTTCTATCTTCACAAGAACTGTGGCCGATTAGCTTCACTGCAAGCCAACAATTTAACAATATTTTACTTAAGAATCAATTCCATAAAGATAACCACCTTTCCGAGACGTAGTTTTGGGTTCGAAAACGATCCCATGATGCAGCCACGTGTTGACTAAACGAGTTGATTTAGCTATAAAAAATGC
This genomic interval carries:
- a CDS encoding YggS family pyridoxal phosphate-dependent enzyme; the protein is MDTALRTNHDIVLDRIVAACRQADRSPSEVTVVAITKTFPASYISNAYALGIRHFGENRVQEMLDKLGDGKVQRECHEATLHLVGHLQSNKVRKALQVASAVDSVDSFHLAQAIDRVADELGRAVRILIEVNTSGEPQKYGIPPNQVLSLAESILPLPSLRLAGFMTVGPNVDDEDSIRRSFAELRKRFQEVKEKLHPSHWSVLSMGMSGDYPIAIEEGATEIRLGTALFGTRSP